A window from Culex pipiens pallens isolate TS chromosome 3, TS_CPP_V2, whole genome shotgun sequence encodes these proteins:
- the LOC120423016 gene encoding carbohydrate sulfotransferase 11, whose amino-acid sequence MKGLNRTKCRIARRLFLFFATLSIIPFTVLYLVTSDHLYRFRAAYNYATSSTNGSRHQLQFHPVHHPPPGILQHGNGHQQQQQHKRHDLLQQQKAAKNGTNSNQYLIDMEYMKHRMENRVARLNEKCAEYRLNEPKQNYKPKAWEYLINRDYHLVWCNVFKAASTSWMYNFNLLAGYSPEFLRKTKDVPLQLARQKYPRPSVDALREAINGSISFIIVRHPFERLVSAYKDKIQYALPNSHHQKLGIRIIQKYRKVAKGQPWNTQKYPTFAEFVNYMLDEVRHPHFEIDMHWIPVTYFCTPCFFHYDVIAKFETLEEDQNYLISVGQLGNMIKPQWKNAGKGAHTNDVVLKLFGELEDEQVRGLYEYYKFDFELFGYGVEDYLKGRSPPGGH is encoded by the exons ATGAAAGGACTCAACCGGACCAAATGTCGCATCGCTAGgcgcttgtttttgtttttcgccACCCTCTCGATCATCCCGTTTACGGTGCTCTACCTGGTCACCTCGGACCACCTATACCGATTCCGAGCGGCGTACAAT TACGCTACCAGCAGCACTAATGGCTCCCGGCATCAGCTCCAGTTCCACCCGGTGCACCATCCGCCCCCGGGAATCCTGCAGCATGGCAAtggccaccagcagcagcagcagcacaaaagGCACGATCTGCTGCAACAGCAAAAGGCCGCCAAGAATGGCACGAATAGCAACCAATATTTGATAGATATGGAGTACATGAAGCACCGGATGGAGAACCGGGTGGCACGACTGAACGAAAAGTGCGCCGAATATAGACTGAACGAGCCAA AACAAAACTACAAGCCCAAAGCGTGGGAGTATCTGATCAACCGCGACTACCACCTGGTGTGGTGCAACGTGTTCAAGGCGGCGAGCACCTCGTGGATGTACAACTTTAACCTGCTGGCCGGCTACTCGCCCGAGTTCCTCAGAAAGACCAAAGATGTGCCGTTGCAGCTGGCGCGCCAAAAGTATCCGCGGCCATCGGTCGATGCG CTCCGCGAAGCGATCAACGGATCCATCTCCTTCATCATCGTGCGTCACCCCTTTGAGCGACTGGTCAGCGCCTACAAGGACAAGATCCAGTACGCATTGCCGAACTCCCACCACCAAAAGCTGGGCATCCGTATCATCCAAAAGTACCGAAAGGTAGCCAAAGGACAG CCCTGGAACACCCAAAAGTATCCGACGTTCGCCGAGTTTGTCAACTACATGCTGGACGAGGTCCGGCATCCGCACTTCGAGATCGACATGCACTGGATCCCGGTGACGTACTTCTGTACGCCCTGCTTCTTCCACTACGACGTGATCGCCAAGTTCGAAACGCTCGAGGAGGACCAAAACTATCTGATCTCGGTCGGCCAGCTCGGCAACATGATCAAACCGCAGTGGAAGAACGCCGGCAAGGGGGCGCACACGAATGACGTCGTGCTGAAGCTTTTCGGCGAGCTCGAGGACGAGCAGGTGCGCGGGCTGTACGAGTACTACAAATTTGACTTTGAGCTGTTTGGGTACGGGGTGGAGGATTACCTGAAGGGACGCAGCCCTCCGGGTGGACACTAG